The Arachis duranensis cultivar V14167 chromosome 9, aradu.V14167.gnm2.J7QH, whole genome shotgun sequence genomic sequence TCCTTCAAACGTTTCTCTATATTCGTGAACAATGTTTTCAACCTGCACAACAATCCGCGTGAAATTCACGCGCTCCGCCTCTCTTGCGGTCACTCAAACAATGATCCTCTCAATGCTAGCTCAGTTGCGGCGTGGGTACGCGCCGCGATTGGGCCAAATCTCGAAGAGTTTGACCTTACGCTCTTTTGTAATGACGCGCGCGGTTTCGTGGTGCCACATAACATTCTCTCTTGCACCAAACTCGTCACGCTATCCTTGAGCGGTGGTGTTCACTTGCTGCCAAAACAGCCTCTAACGGTTGATTTGTTGTCTCTTAAGACACTTTCTTTGGACATCGATGATGTTGATTGGATCGATGGTATTCTTAGTAAGTGTCCTCAGATTGAAACCTTAAGCGCGTGCTTCACACTGAGGCAGCCAGTGAGGGTTTGCTTGCCACTCACACTGAAAAAGTTGAAGTTTGCGATTAAGAATCAAGTTGCGGCCGCGGTTGAGATACACGCGCAGGGACTTACGTACATTAGTATCGCCCATGCTGCTAGCCGTTTCAGTTACAGGGTTAGTGAAATGAACAACGTAAGGGAAGTGAGTCTCAACATGTATGCTACGCATGAGCCTATTGATGTTTTGATCAAGATTCTCATTGCGGTACGCAGAACAGAGATTCTAGCTCTTCATCGTTTTACAACAAAGGTAAATTTATTATCATATTCCCAACCATAATTTGgccaaattttatatattatatgtacatatatgtatgtatagaTTTAACTAGATGGTCTTTTTATGTAACATGCACATTTTTTTTCATGTGGTATTTTAgttatgtatttataatttaattatcattgtaacaatgttattttttttttcctttttcacccTAAACAGTGGTTGCTTCGTGCCCAAGTTCCAGTCTTTCCCGAGTTTCACCACTTGATTCGTCTAGAGGTTGTTCTTCCGTGGTTCAATTCAAGTTTCCTGATGAGCTTGCTTAGCAAATGTCACAAGCTTCAAGAACTGAAAATCGAAATTGATGAGGTTTTTTATTTCTTCCATTTGACATTATCATTTTAGTTGTATCATTGGGTTTGAATCTTATGAGTGGTTTTTGTCTCTTGTTTTCAGGAACTACCAATTGTTTCACAAAGTTGGATGAAACCAAGAAGAGATCTTCCTTGCCTTGCATCATACTTGAGCTATTTTCACTTTGTGGGATATAGAGGAATTCATGATGAGAGCAAAATTGTTGGGTATATTCTAGAAAGAGGACTTCTTTTGAGTACAATCATTATTGATCTTGAAAAATCTCTGGATGACGATACAAAGAATGATGTCCTCATGAAGTTGTTGGCCATGCCAAGGGGCTCTCCATTGTGTGAAATTAACATTTGCTAAGTTCATTGGATTTATGTACTTCTTTAAAGCATGAGCTTTGCAATTTGTTTGAGAAATAATTGCAAGTTTTCTTACTAGCTAATAAGAATACTCGGCCTAATTAATTTATGTGTGTAGGGCTATAAACTTTGGTTGGAGTATTTatgtatctttatctttttaaatcaaattatgTTTGGAAACTGAAATTATCTATTACTTCTGGTTTTTTATGTTAACTACATATCAGAAAATGACCAACATATGGTGAAGATTTTCGTCTAactattttcctttctttttttttttttctgtcatGACTTGTAACTAATTGTGCACATATATAGATTGAagagttagttagttaattgaGTTATATTTAAACTAATTGTATTTATCTCTAGGTAGCAGTTCCACTTAGATAgagtatatatacataaaacgtGTTATGTGTAAGGTTGCTGATCAACTATTTTTTCATCTCCTCTGTAATTTTTCTCTCCAACACTAATGAGAATCAGATTATAGAACTTCCTCTCTTCCATATTCCACTCTAGAGTCACACACGGTTAAAGTGTTCAAGCTGATCAAGATCACCTGGTCTTAATATTTCTGATTGTTTCTTGGTATGCTTGTCCTAGCTTGAAGAACTAGTTGAAATAGGATTTTTATAGAgggttactttcttgttctattTAACTTTTTAGTGGATCTTGAgggataaaaataatcatcttTACAACCCTGATGACGGATAAGGTGTTAACATAGTAGTAAGTATGATTTAGAGTTCAACTAAGGAAATACATGTCATTTTTAGTAtagacattttttttttatcttttccttGGCTCTGTTTTGTTTGGGTGCTTCTTTCTATCAATTCGGTTAAAGTAAACTGTGATGTTAACCAGAATTCTCTTAGTGAATCAGTAGATTTTAGTTACCTTATTAACAATTCAGATAAGAGTTGGATAAAAGGTTGctctgaaaaattaaaaaatgctaGTGTATATTTTCCAGgttaaatttgatattattttaagGAGTTTAATCTTTGTTTTAAAATGTCGTTTTTATGATGTCCTTTGTGAAACGAATTGTTTAGATGCTTTTTTTTATAGTGCATAGgacgaaaattaaagatattattcCAAAAAGAAATTTAGTAAAAAAGATTCAAGTGCCTCTGAGTTGAAATTAAAAGACTTACACCACCTTAATTTAAAGGACATCTACTCATATA encodes the following:
- the LOC107463881 gene encoding FBD-associated F-box protein At4g10400; this translates as MVEPPWQPKQLRLENNNTDRISALPNTVLCYILSFVPTKTTVRTSALSPRWRHVWKDVKTLHFSDDSHELFDETGESFKRFSIFVNNVFNLHNNPREIHALRLSCGHSNNDPLNASSVAAWVRAAIGPNLEEFDLTLFCNDARGFVVPHNILSCTKLVTLSLSGGVHLLPKQPLTVDLLSLKTLSLDIDDVDWIDGILSKCPQIETLSACFTLRQPVRVCLPLTLKKLKFAIKNQVAAAVEIHAQGLTYISIAHAASRFSYRVSEMNNVREVSLNMYATHEPIDVLIKILIAVRRTEILALHRFTTKWLLRAQVPVFPEFHHLIRLEVVLPWFNSSFLMSLLSKCHKLQELKIEIDEELPIVSQSWMKPRRDLPCLASYLSYFHFVGYRGIHDESKIVGYILERGLLLSTIIIDLEKSLDDDTKNDVLMKLLAMPRGSPLCEINIC